ATCTCCGCTGCGGCGGAGGACTCGCGCAGGATCGCCGTCGGAGCCGCCGCGTTCGTGTCGGCCGACGAGAGCGAACTGCATCTGACCGGCACGGGCGAGGTGTTCGTCGCCTCACCCGGACGCTGAGGACCGCACGGCCAACCCCTCGGGCGTGTCGTATTCGTGGAAAACGGGTGCGACACGCCGACTGATGCTCAAAAACCTTCAAGAGACCATTGAGGGTTTACTATCCGCGACTTGACCCGAGCGAATGACACGGGTGTAATTAGGCATGAGCACGGCCCGCCGGGGGGCGGAGACAGGGTTGGGAGATCGAGATGACGGGATACCGTTCCGACGTACCGGAGAACTGGTTCGTCGATCCGATCAACCTCGGAGTCCCCGGGGTGCGGAAGCCGGATGCAGAAGACGACAGCACTCTCGCATGGCAGAGCGACGCGCTCTGCTCGCAGACCGATCCCGAGGCGTTCTTCCCTGAGAAGGGTGGGTCCACTCGCGATGCGAAGAGGATCTGCACCACGTGCGACGTCCGCGGCGAATGCCTCGAGTACGCACTGAACAACGATGAGCGGTTCGGCATCTGGGGCGGGCTCTCCGAGCGCGAGCGTCGCAAGCTCAAGCGTCGCGCGAGCTGACTCGTTTCCTGCGCCGCGTGGTCGGCGAGACCCGCACCACTGTGGAACCACGTCTTCGCGGGCGCGCCGCAGACAGTACTCCAGGGTCGCCTGAGCGGCGCATAGGCTGACGACGTCATGCCAGCCCGAGTTCACGCCATCATCGTCGCGCGCGCCGGATCCTCATCCCGCGCGCAGCTCCTCCGCACACTCGAAGCGATCCGATCCCAGACCGCACCCGTGTCCGCCGTGACACTCGTGGTGTGCGGCGATGCGTCCACGGCCCGCGAGAGCGACGCGGTCGCGAGGACGGTCGAGGGCATCATCGAAGCTCGCGGCACCACGTCCTTCGCAGAGGCGATCGAGCTCGCGCGCCCTCGGGTCGCCGAAGGATCGGCCATCTGGCTGCTCGCGCAGGACACCGCCCCTCACTCGCGGGCCCTCGAACGACTGACCGGGACGCTCGAGCGTTCCCCCTCGGCGGCGATCATCGCTCCGAAACTCGTCTCGACCGACAACGAGCGCGAGATCGTGTCGCTCGGCACGAGCATGACCGCACTCGGCCGGTCGGTCGAACTCGCCGCGGGCGAGCTCGACCAAGGGCAGCACGACGGTGCTGATGATGCGCTGGGCGCCGATATCCGTGGAATGCTCATCCGTGCCGAGGTGCGCGACGCGCTGCGCCCCGACCCTGCTCTGGCGGGCGCCGACGAGGGGCTCGATCTCGGCGTCCGCGCGCGGCTCGGCGGCGGTCGCGTCGTCCTCGCGCCGAGCGCGCGCGTGTCTGCTGCTCCGGATGGGCCCGCCGCCCTGCCGCTCGGCGGTGCTCG
The sequence above is drawn from the Candidatus Microbacterium colombiense genome and encodes:
- a CDS encoding WhiB family transcriptional regulator produces the protein MTGYRSDVPENWFVDPINLGVPGVRKPDAEDDSTLAWQSDALCSQTDPEAFFPEKGGSTRDAKRICTTCDVRGECLEYALNNDERFGIWGGLSERERRKLKRRAS